In Nitratiruptor sp. YY09-18, a single window of DNA contains:
- the cmoA gene encoding carboxy-S-adenosyl-L-methionine synthase CmoA: protein MRDKIFEKPVKKKFEFDEEVAAVFDDMITRSVPFYEQNIHLISKLIIMNTKKGDLVYDLGSSTGSLLINIAKKSPHALELIGIDNAEAMVGRARKKAKAFGVDISFEYGDILEYPYKKAQVVVANYTLQFIRPIKREKFVRKIYETLEKGGIFIFSEKIISEDKRLDKQLIEIYHDFKREHGYSDYEIAQKREALENVLVPFTLQENLEMVKNCGFTHTEPIFRWANFATFIAKK from the coding sequence ATGCGCGATAAGATTTTTGAAAAACCCGTAAAGAAGAAATTTGAGTTTGATGAAGAGGTAGCTGCAGTATTTGATGATATGATAACACGCTCAGTCCCTTTTTATGAGCAAAATATCCATCTCATCTCTAAACTCATAATAATGAATACAAAAAAAGGAGATCTCGTATACGATCTTGGCTCTTCAACTGGCTCATTGCTCATAAATATAGCCAAAAAATCTCCACATGCTCTCGAGTTAATCGGTATCGACAATGCAGAGGCTATGGTAGGGCGAGCGCGTAAAAAAGCAAAAGCCTTTGGGGTAGATATCTCTTTTGAATATGGAGATATTTTGGAGTATCCCTATAAAAAAGCCCAAGTTGTCGTAGCAAATTATACTTTGCAGTTTATTCGACCAATAAAGCGGGAAAAGTTTGTAAGAAAAATCTATGAAACTTTAGAAAAGGGTGGGATATTTATTTTTAGTGAAAAGATAATAAGTGAAGATAAAAGGCTCGATAAGCAGCTTATTGAAATCTACCACGATTTTAAGCGAGAGCATGGCTATAGCGATTATGAAATAGCGCAAAAGAGAGAGGCTTTAGAAAACGTTTTGGTTCCCTTTACACTCCAAGAGAATTTAGAGATGGTAAAAAACTGCGGATTTACACATACTGAACCGATTTTTCGATGGGCAAATTTTGCTACATTTATAGCAAAGAAGTAG
- a CDS encoding DHH family phosphoesterase, translated as MKFYHLSHTDLDGYTCQFITSHLYPDGYFINANYGEEVEVRIDEIIEKIEDSTAKEHLFLISDLNLSPQEAAYVDKRIKRLNEEKSIKLLLLDHHASGLETAQIYPWYHLDVLRSASKIVYDHFKNEKVEHLEPLISAVNAVDIWLQDVEGFEFGKVLMRLIDEAKEINRYTFNSDNLAYKFHMLKAAMPYLKIDNGHIALDDDVCKIKKSFFIHEHNDTLDNLITKHLLDLLRTHKEEMTIYFQGNKGILTFGVQNSSIVGNAFLKEFPDYHFFMNVNPRGTFSLRADNKMDVSQMASLIAGGGGHPNASGGKIKEFKEFFRYEQLKSFIEELLKEKE; from the coding sequence ATGAAGTTTTATCACCTCTCCCATACCGACCTTGATGGCTATACATGCCAATTTATTACCTCTCACCTCTATCCTGATGGCTACTTTATCAATGCAAACTACGGCGAAGAGGTAGAAGTACGCATAGATGAGATTATAGAAAAAATAGAAGATTCGACTGCAAAAGAGCATCTCTTTTTGATAAGTGACCTCAATCTCTCACCGCAAGAAGCAGCATATGTGGATAAGCGCATAAAAAGGCTCAACGAAGAAAAAAGTATCAAACTCTTACTTTTAGATCACCATGCAAGTGGTCTTGAGACTGCCCAGATCTATCCATGGTATCACCTCGATGTCTTACGCAGCGCTTCAAAGATTGTGTATGATCACTTTAAAAATGAAAAAGTTGAGCATCTAGAGCCTCTCATTAGCGCGGTCAATGCTGTAGATATATGGCTGCAAGATGTAGAAGGTTTTGAATTTGGCAAAGTCCTCATGCGTCTCATTGATGAAGCTAAAGAGATCAACCGCTACACATTCAACAGCGACAATCTTGCATACAAATTCCATATGCTCAAAGCTGCAATGCCCTATCTCAAAATTGATAACGGACATATCGCACTCGATGATGATGTATGCAAAATCAAAAAGAGCTTTTTTATCCATGAACACAATGATACTCTCGATAATCTCATCACCAAACACCTTCTAGACCTCCTCCGCACACACAAAGAGGAGATGACAATCTATTTCCAGGGAAATAAAGGGATATTGACTTTTGGTGTGCAAAATAGCTCTATTGTAGGAAATGCGTTCTTAAAAGAGTTCCCGGACTATCACTTTTTCATGAATGTCAATCCACGTGGTACCTTTAGTCTCAGGGCTGACAACAAAATGGATGTATCGCAAATGGCTTCTCTCATTGCTGGCGGTGGTGGACATCCAAATGCTAGCGGCGGTAAAATAAAAGAGTTTAAAGAATTTTTCAGATATGAGCAGTTAAAATCATTTATAGAAGAGCTACTAAAGGAAAAAGAGTGA
- a CDS encoding Rrf2 family transcriptional regulator produces the protein MLFTRATEYALLALVLIAKEEKPLGTDYLSKRLNISRSFLAKILQSLAKQNILKSYKGATGGFMLARPPRELSIKEITQAAEGKNIAVFDCSTDQACCPSNKGDFCTLWPFLNRLQTKVDNYLDELTLEDILE, from the coding sequence ATGCTTTTTACCCGTGCTACAGAATATGCACTATTGGCTCTTGTGCTCATTGCAAAAGAAGAGAAACCATTAGGAACCGATTATCTCTCAAAAAGATTAAATATATCCCGCAGTTTTTTGGCAAAAATATTACAATCTCTTGCAAAGCAAAACATTCTCAAATCCTACAAAGGTGCTACTGGTGGTTTTATGCTTGCTCGCCCACCCCGTGAGCTCTCCATCAAAGAGATCACACAAGCAGCTGAGGGCAAAAATATTGCAGTCTTCGACTGCTCCACTGACCAAGCATGCTGTCCTAGTAACAAGGGGGATTTTTGTACTCTGTGGCCATTTCTAAATAGGCTTCAAACAAAAGTAGACAACTACCTCGATGAACTCACCCTCGAAGATATCTTGGAGTGA
- the rpsO gene encoding 30S ribosomal protein S15: MALDSAKKQEIISKFAEHEGDTGSPAVQIALLSERISYLTEHLKEHKKDHSSRLGLLKLVGQRKRLLNYLKRKDYDKYVNLIKELGIRG, translated from the coding sequence ATGGCTTTGGATTCGGCGAAAAAACAAGAGATTATCTCTAAATTCGCAGAGCATGAAGGTGACACTGGAAGTCCAGCTGTTCAGATCGCACTTTTGAGTGAAAGAATCAGTTATTTGACTGAACACCTCAAAGAACATAAAAAAGACCACTCATCAAGACTAGGTCTTCTCAAACTCGTAGGACAGAGAAAAAGACTACTTAATTATCTCAAAAGAAAAGACTACGATAAATATGTAAATCTTATCAAAGAGCTTGGCATTCGGGGATAA
- the grpE gene encoding nucleotide exchange factor GrpE, with the protein MAKREHHKNSEEQKEQKAQNSQENCAEFEERVKELESKLKECEENYLRVHADFENTKKRLEKEKIQAIEYSLEKFAQDLLPALDSLDMALVAVSNDNLNAEEAVQELKKGIELTIDQFIKAFNKHGIEVIEIEEGGEFNPHLHEAILQVDDAEKKAGEIVQVLQKGYKYKERILRPAKVSVAKGDEE; encoded by the coding sequence ATGGCGAAAAGAGAGCATCATAAAAATAGCGAAGAGCAAAAAGAGCAAAAAGCACAAAATAGTCAAGAAAATTGTGCCGAGTTTGAAGAGAGAGTAAAAGAGCTAGAATCTAAGCTCAAAGAGTGCGAAGAGAACTATCTTCGTGTCCATGCAGATTTTGAAAATACCAAAAAAAGACTTGAGAAAGAAAAGATCCAAGCTATCGAGTATTCACTCGAAAAGTTTGCGCAAGATCTATTGCCAGCACTTGATAGCCTCGATATGGCTCTTGTGGCAGTAAGCAATGATAATCTCAATGCAGAAGAGGCTGTTCAAGAGCTCAAAAAAGGGATTGAACTGACAATCGATCAATTTATCAAAGCTTTCAATAAACATGGTATAGAGGTAATTGAGATTGAAGAGGGTGGAGAGTTCAATCCGCATCTGCATGAAGCGATTTTACAAGTAGATGATGCCGAGAAAAAAGCTGGTGAAATTGTACAAGTCCTTCAAAAAGGATATAAATATAAAGAGCGCATCTTAAGACCTGCCAAAGTGAGTGTTGCTAAAGGGGATGAAGAGTAA
- the dnaK gene encoding molecular chaperone DnaK, with protein MSKVLGIDLGTTNSCMAIYEGKEAKVIPNKEGKNTTPSVVAFTDKGEVLVGDPAKRQMITNPKRTIYSVKRIMGMMCNEPQAQEAKKRLPYNIVDRNGACAVDVDGKVYTPQEISAKILMKLKEDAEAYLGQEITEAVITVPAYFNDAQRKATKEAGTIAGLNVLRIINEPTAAALAYGLDKKEAEKIVVYDLGGGTFDVTILETGDNVVEVLATGGDAFLGGDDFDNRIIDWLVEEFKKETGIDLKQDIMALQRLKEAAENAKKELSSAMETEINLPFITADQTGPKHLVKKLTRAKFESLIEDLVDKTIQIAANVLKDSGLSKDQVNEVVLVGGSTRIPMVQRKVQEFFGKEPNKSVNPDEVVAIGAAIQGAVLKGEVKDVLLLDVTPLSLGIETLGGVMTKIIEKGTTIPVKKSQIFSTAEDNQPAVTIHVLQGEREMAKDNKSLGQFTLEGIPPAPRGVPQIEVTFDIDANGILTVSAKDKATGKEQKITVTGTSGLSEEEIQRMIQEAEAHKEEDRKRRELVETRNQADALAYQTEKSLKEVGDAISADERAQIEAALNDLKAVLKDENATKEQIEAKVQALTQVSHKLAEAMYKKEQGQAGGAAEQGSTEQKKSGGDDEVIDAEVE; from the coding sequence ATGAGTAAAGTCTTAGGAATAGATTTAGGTACAACTAACTCATGTATGGCAATTTATGAAGGAAAAGAAGCAAAAGTTATCCCAAATAAAGAGGGTAAAAACACAACTCCTTCAGTAGTTGCATTTACTGATAAAGGGGAAGTACTTGTAGGTGATCCTGCAAAACGCCAGATGATTACCAACCCTAAACGTACAATCTATTCAGTAAAACGTATTATGGGTATGATGTGCAATGAACCACAAGCACAAGAAGCAAAAAAACGCCTTCCCTATAATATCGTAGATAGAAACGGTGCTTGTGCAGTGGATGTAGATGGAAAAGTCTATACACCACAAGAGATAAGTGCAAAAATCTTGATGAAACTCAAAGAAGATGCGGAGGCTTACCTTGGTCAAGAGATAACTGAAGCAGTTATTACTGTTCCTGCATACTTCAACGATGCTCAAAGAAAAGCAACAAAAGAGGCAGGTACCATTGCAGGTTTGAATGTATTAAGAATCATCAACGAACCAACAGCAGCAGCACTTGCGTATGGACTTGACAAAAAAGAAGCAGAAAAGATTGTGGTTTATGACCTTGGTGGTGGTACATTTGACGTAACAATTCTTGAAACTGGTGATAACGTTGTAGAAGTTCTTGCAACTGGTGGTGATGCATTCCTTGGTGGGGATGACTTTGACAACCGCATCATCGACTGGCTCGTAGAAGAGTTCAAGAAAGAGACAGGTATTGATCTCAAACAAGATATCATGGCGCTTCAAAGACTTAAAGAAGCGGCTGAAAACGCGAAAAAAGAGCTCAGCTCAGCAATGGAGACTGAGATCAACTTGCCATTTATTACAGCAGATCAGACTGGACCAAAACACCTTGTGAAAAAACTCACAAGAGCAAAATTTGAAAGTTTAATCGAAGATCTTGTAGACAAAACTATCCAAATTGCAGCAAATGTACTCAAAGATTCAGGTCTTAGCAAAGATCAAGTCAATGAAGTAGTTCTTGTTGGTGGTTCTACAAGAATTCCAATGGTACAGAGAAAAGTACAAGAGTTCTTTGGAAAAGAGCCAAACAAATCTGTCAACCCTGATGAGGTTGTCGCTATTGGTGCTGCTATCCAAGGTGCAGTTCTCAAAGGTGAAGTAAAAGATGTATTACTTCTTGATGTTACACCACTTAGCCTTGGAATTGAGACTCTTGGTGGAGTAATGACTAAGATTATCGAAAAAGGTACAACAATACCAGTGAAAAAATCACAAATCTTCAGCACAGCTGAAGATAACCAGCCTGCAGTGACTATCCATGTATTGCAGGGTGAACGTGAAATGGCAAAAGATAACAAATCTCTTGGGCAATTTACTCTTGAAGGTATTCCACCAGCCCCAAGAGGTGTACCACAAATTGAAGTAACATTTGATATTGATGCCAATGGTATCTTGACAGTAAGTGCTAAGGATAAAGCGACTGGCAAAGAGCAAAAAATTACTGTAACAGGTACAAGTGGTCTCAGTGAAGAAGAGATTCAAAGAATGATTCAAGAAGCTGAGGCTCACAAAGAAGAGGATAGAAAACGTAGAGAACTTGTAGAGACACGTAACCAAGCTGATGCGCTTGCATATCAAACTGAAAAGAGCCTCAAAGAGGTAGGTGATGCAATCAGTGCAGATGAGCGTGCTCAAATTGAAGCTGCTCTCAATGACCTCAAAGCGGTTCTTAAAGATGAAAATGCTACGAAAGAGCAAATTGAAGCAAAAGTTCAAGCACTCACACAAGTGAGCCATAAACTTGCTGAGGCTATGTATAAAAAAGAGCAAGGTCAAGCAGGTGGTGCAGCAGAACAAGGTAGCACTGAACAGAAAAAAAGCGGCGGAGATGACGAAGTCATCGATGCAGAAGTAGAGTAA
- a CDS encoding DNA-deoxyinosine glycosylase translates to MALAHPFEPIIDKNSKVLILGTFPSIKSCENSFYYGHPQNQFWKILASLFHEEIPHTIEEKREFLQRYNIALWDMVKRCKRENSLDTSLKNIEVNDIAALLQKYPNIEALFFTGKKAQELYEKNFSDLTIPTFYLPSPSPAYRKMSLDEKMAKWSILKKFLR, encoded by the coding sequence TTGGCTCTTGCTCACCCCTTTGAACCAATCATAGATAAAAACTCTAAAGTACTCATATTAGGTACATTTCCAAGCATTAAGTCTTGTGAAAACTCCTTCTACTATGGTCATCCACAAAATCAGTTCTGGAAAATTCTTGCATCTTTGTTTCATGAAGAAATTCCACACACAATAGAAGAGAAAAGAGAGTTCTTGCAAAGATACAACATTGCTTTGTGGGATATGGTAAAAAGATGCAAGAGGGAAAATTCTCTTGATACTTCGCTTAAAAACATAGAAGTCAATGATATAGCTGCTCTGTTGCAAAAGTATCCAAATATTGAAGCTCTCTTTTTTACTGGCAAAAAAGCACAAGAGCTCTATGAAAAAAATTTTAGCGATCTTACAATTCCTACCTTTTATCTCCCATCTCCATCGCCTGCTTATCGCAAGATGAGTTTGGATGAAAAGATGGCGAAATGGTCAATTTTAAAAAAATTTTTACGATAA